The following coding sequences are from one Gossypium hirsutum isolate 1008001.06 chromosome A12, Gossypium_hirsutum_v2.1, whole genome shotgun sequence window:
- the LOC107938727 gene encoding protein RGF1 INDUCIBLE TRANSCRIPTION FACTOR 1 yields the protein MVGCGIYIKKERDWVRSLVESEFFGICKYVYQDVVRLQEIHKLLDCSKIQTYKINGEKAVHLNPRPQGKDSKPCTKSKTGAACEICGRYLQDPPNRFCSIACKVTAVDLKPKDPSHKLELPIQELTDKLACKYSQNAETNSEEKQSTISSTDVSEEMKPCLSTSVKPRKRMTKRKGIAHRSPLT from the exons ATG GTGGGCTGCGGGATATACATAAAGAAGGAAAGAGATTGGGTTAGAAGCCTTGTGGAAAGCGAGTTCTTTGGG ATCTGCAAATATGTCTATCAAGATGTTGTTCGTCTTCAAGAAATCCACAAACTTCTCGACTGTTCGAAAATTCag ACATACAAAATCAATGGTGAGAAAGCTGTACATTTGAATCCTCGGCCTCAAGGTAAAGATTCCAAGCCATGTACAAAATCAAAAACTGGTGCTGCTTGTGAAATTTGTGGAAGATACCTTCAAGACCCTCCTAATCGTTTTTGTTCCATTGCATGCAAG GTAACGGCAGTTGATTTGAAGCCTAAAGACCCAAGTCATAAACTGGAGTTGCCAATACAAGAGCTTACAGATAAACTTGCCTGCAAATACAGTCAAAATGCAGAAACAAACTCGGAAGAAAAGCAATCCACCATCTCGTCAACCGATGTTTCGGAGGAGATGAAACCATGTTTAAGCACAAGTGTAAAGCCTAGGAAACGAATGACCAAAAGAAAAGGCATTGCCCATAGATCTCCTCTCACTTGA